From Paenibacillus sp. V4I7, one genomic window encodes:
- a CDS encoding cold-inducible protein YdjO-related protein, translating to MSTPTSTVTEEQKPEVEQIEIWKCKETDCKAWVRKEFVTEALPTCPLCKNQMVRSYKHVPVTVKKGNKKFLVGKKRF from the coding sequence ATGTCAACACCAACAAGTACCGTGACGGAAGAACAAAAGCCAGAAGTCGAACAGATTGAAATTTGGAAATGTAAAGAGACAGATTGTAAAGCGTGGGTTCGCAAAGAATTCGTTACGGAAGCTTTACCGACTTGTCCATTATGTAAAAATCAGATGGTGCGCAGCTATAAGCATGTGCCTGTGACAGTTAAAAAAGGAAATAAAAAGTTTTTAGTTGGGAAAAAACGTTTCTAG